A single Larimichthys crocea isolate SSNF chromosome VIII, L_crocea_2.0, whole genome shotgun sequence DNA region contains:
- the LOC104925036 gene encoding UDP-glucuronosyltransferase 2A1-like, with amino-acid sequence MHWSWVWITLCLLCPTAVYGGRVLVFPMDGSHWVNMKVIIEALHSRGHQVSVFRTTDSWYIKETSPFYTSITLDIESGLDEDFIGTFVAQLLEIQRGGKSAWTRFKLEMEQGQKASEIHEKTCKMIELLFDTDLIQSLQDAKYDLVLTDPVTPVGAIVAHYLRLPLVFNVRWTSQGEGHFSIAPSPLSYIPLTGTELSDKMSFLERLFNVINFGFWKFQFAYFVEPYYVGVIEKYLGPGVDYSSLFQAADLWLMRVDFVFEFPRPTMPNVIYMGGFQCKPAKPLPEHLEDFVQSSGEHGVIIMSLGTFIEKLPHDLADGIAAAFAKLPQKVIWRYKGDRPATLGNNTLLVDWMPQSDLLGHPKIKLFVAHGGTNGVQEAIYHGVPILGLPLIFDQPDNLFRIEVRGAGKIINIFNMNEDIFFQGIQEVLNDPSYRMNMERLSRLHRDQPMKPLDTALFWIEFVMRHKGAAHLRTESYRLPWYSYHSLDVILFLLTFVLLIMLLFAVLVRSCFRLCLKRKVKSD; translated from the coding sequence ATGCATTGGTCCTGGGTTTGGATCACTCTCTGCTTGCTCTGTCCAACTGCGGTTTATGGTGGGAGAGTTCTTGTTTTTCCTATGGACGGGAGCCACTGGGTGAACATGAAAGTCATTATAGAGGCACTACATTCAAGAGGCCACCAGGTTTCTGTTTTCCGAACAACAGACAGTTGGTACATCAAGGAAACCTCTCCATTCTATACTTCAATTACACTGGATATAGAGTCTGGATTAGATGAAGATTTTATAGGTACGTTTGTGGCCCAGTTGCTTGAAATCCAGAGGGGAGGGAAGTCTGCCTGGACACGATTTAAACTGGAAATGGAACAAGGACAAAAGGCCTCTGAGATCCatgaaaaaacatgtaaaatgattGAGCTGCTTTTTGATACAGATTTGATACAGTCACTACAGGATGCCAAATATGACCTTGTCCTTACAGACCCTGTTACACCAGTGGGTGCTATAGTTGCCCACTACCTCAGGTTGCCTCTTGTTTTCAATGTCAGGTGGACTTCTCAAGGTGAAGGTCATTTTTCAATTGCGCCATCTCCTCTTTCTTATATTCCATTGACAGGAACTGAGCTTTCAGATAAAATGAGCTTTCTTGAAAGACTTTTTAATGTTATCAATTTTGGCTTCTGGAAATTTCAATTTGCTTATTTTGTTGAACCATATTATGTTGGCGTAATTGAAAAATATTTAGGTCCAGGAGTAGATTACTCATCCCTATTTCAAGCAGCAGATCTTTGGCTCATGAGAGTGgactttgtgtttgagtttcctCGTCCCACCATGCCTAATGTTATCTATATGGGAGGGTTCCAGTGTAAACCCGCAAAACCTCTTCCTGAACACTTGGAGGACTTTGTGCAGAGTTCTGGAGAGCATGGAGTCATCATCATGTCTCTGGGGACCTTCATTGAAAAGCTTCCCCATGACCTAGCTGATGGGATTGCTGCAGCTTTTGCCAAATTACCTCAGAAAGTCATCTGGAGATATAAAGGTGACAGACCAGCCACCCTGGGCAACAACACTTTACTAGTTGACTGGATGCCACAGAGTGACCTTTTAGGACATCCCAAGATTAAACTATTTGTGGCTCATGGAGGAACAAACGGTGTTCAAGAGGCAATCTACCATGGAGTTCCTATCCTAGGACTTCCACTGATTTTTGATCAACCTGATAATCTATTTAGAATTGAAGTAAGAGGAGCAGGGAagataattaatatttttaatatgaatgAAGACATCTTCTTTCAGGGAATTCAGGAAGTCCTGAATGACCCCTCCTACAGGATGAACATGGAGAGACTCTCCAGGCTGCACAGAGATCAGCCAATGAAGCCGCTGGACACCGCCCTCTTCTGGATAGAGTTTGTCATGAGACACAAAGGTGCTGCTCACCTGAGAACAGAGTCCTACAGACTGCCCTGGTATTCCTACCACTCTCTTGATGTCATATTATTTTTACTTACATTTGTACTACTTATTATGTTACTTTTTGCTGTGTTAGTACGGTCATGCTTTAGattatgtttgaaaagaaaGGTGAAATCTGACTAA
- the LOC109139648 gene encoding calcium homeostasis modulator protein 6: MESRQQWLTRLKNELSNSPVVSNVAFGFILMGLEKLVELEFECPCNPTWNGVFSSAFFIIPAVMAFTLMLIIQGCRCDMWCRKTISLSSFVPAIVWLILLFLDGQYFACAMTDWEGRFVLVDKAAPQKWCEPISEGDVTPQELMLRSQQLFVFSQVIGIILLIFICVGLVVYVIRESCQQEVQMQDADVAELTVLRMSSPQSRTS; the protein is encoded by the exons ATGGAAAGTAGACAACAATGGCTTACCAGGCTGAAAAATGAACTTAGCAACAGTCCGGTGGTATCAAATGTGGCTTTTGGCTTTATCCTCATGGGACTAGAGAAGCTGGTGGAGCTGGAGTTTGAGTGTCCTTGCAACCCTACATGGAACGGAGTGTTTTCATCAGCATTCTTCATCATTCCTGCCGTCATGGCCTTCACTTTGATGCTGATCATTCAAGGATGCAGATGTGATATGTGGTGCAGGAAAACTATTTCCCTCTCCAGTTTTGTTCCTGCTATCGTGTGGCTGATTTTGTTGTTCCTCGATGGCCAATACTTTGCTTGTGCTATGACAGACTGGGAGGGTAGATTTGTACTAGTTGACAAGGCAGCTCCACAGAAGTGGTGTGAGCCAATAAGTGAGGGAGATGTCACCCCACAAGAATTAATGCTCCGCTCACagcagctttttgttttctctcag GTTATAGGCATAATCCTCCTAATTTTCATCTGTGTGGGTCTCGTAGTGTATGTAATCAGAGAAAGTTGCCAACAAGAGGTGCAGATGCAGGATGCAGATGTAGCCGAGCTCACTGTTCTCAGGATGAGCTCTCCACAGTCCAGGACATCATGA